In Hyalangium gracile, the genomic window TCCCGCTCCCTTGCCCTCCCTCACGGAGCGGCTCGCGTGCCCGCCACGCTGCCCCTGACCCTGCCCCTGACCCTCACCATCTTCCTGCTCGCCCTGTCCCTGTCCTCTCCCCTGGCCCCGCCGTCCCGAGCCAGACCGACTTGCGCTCCCCTGCTGGCTGGGATTGCCCTGGCCGAAGCGATCCGCGAGCTGCTGCTGTCGTCGCTCCAACGAGCGACGGAGGTCGGAGATCTGATCGAGGTTTCCTCCCGCCTGTCCGGACGCCGCCTTCCGTTGGCCCTGGGAGCCCTGCTGGCCCCCCGTCTCCGTGCCCTGGCTGTCTGTGGCGCCGTTCTCGCCGTTCTCCCCGTTCGCGCCCTTCGCACCGTTCTCGCCGTTGGCCTCGCGCTGGCCCTGGGCACCGTTCTCGCCTGCCGTCCCCTGGCTATCCGAGAGCGCCATCAAGGCCCGCTCCAGTTCCTCGCGCTCGCGGGCCACGCTCTCCGCGCTTCCGGCGGCTCCCAGCTCCTCTTCCAATTCTCGAGCGGCCTCGGCGGCTCCGGCGAGCTCCGCGGCGGCCTCGGCGGCGCGCTCGGAAATCCGCTTGTCCAGCCCATCGGCGGCCTCCCAGTCGGCGGAGTCGAAGCGACCCTCGGCGACCTCCTCGGCCAGCCGGCGCAGCTCCTCGTCCATGGGACTGCCCAGCGGCTCCTCCCTGGCGAGCGCTTCGGCCTTGGCCTGAACGGCGGCGACCTTGGCGGCGGCAGCGGCGTTGATGTGGCGGGGAGAGGGGGCGGGCAGTGGCAGGAGGAAGCCAACGGCCAGGAACACGAGCGCGCCGAGCAGGGCGCCCACGGGACGCCGCCAGCGCACCTCGGGAGGCTTCACGGCGCGAGCGAACTGGTTGACGGAGAGCTCCCACTCTCCGACGGGGCGCTCCAGGCGGGTGAGCAGCAGGCCGCCCGCGTTGGCCGAGCGATCCGCGAGCACCGCCGCCTGCTCCAGGGAGATGCCTCGGTGGCGGGCGCGAAGTCCCCACCACAAGCCACCGGCCAGGAGGAACAGGGGCGCGGCCCACAGGGCGGTATCGCGCAGGAGCAGGCGAGCCACGACACAGAGCGTGACGGCGGCCCACATCGGACCGATGCCCGCTTCGGCCCAGGCCACCGCGTTGAGACGCCGCTGCACGCGCCGCACGGGCGCGAGCACGAGAGCCTGGAACCGGCGTTCTTCACTGACGGCCATGGACGGGACAGAGTGTCGGTCACCCGGAGGGGCTTTCACAAGCCGCCCGGGACGTAGCCGCGCTCACAAGGGGCATGCTTCGGGTATGGCGTGGCAGGGCAAGCTCTCCTGGTCCGCGAATGGCCGGAGCTGCGAGCACGATCCGACGCGCTCCAGCCTGAGCCTCACGGCGCCCTCGCGGTAGCCTGCCCCTCATGGCTCATGCTGCGAAGCTGTCCCAGCACTGCCGCACCTCCCTGGCGCTCCCCTCGGCGCTCCTCGTCCTGGCCATGAGCCTCCTGCCAGCCTGTGCCACTCGCTCGGCTGGCTCGACGGCTCGCGAGTTCAGGCTCTCGGGTTACGACTCGGCTGCGCATGTCACCCGAGATTCCTCATCCGATGAGTCCCAGCGCCTTCCTGTCCCCTCGTGGAAGGCTGACACCGCGACACTGGAGCGAGCACGACGCGCGGAAACAGAACACGCGGTGCAAACGCTCTGGACGGTGGTGAGGGCCACGGACTCTCCCGGTGCCAGATGGGAGTTCCGCTTCTGGTCTCATGCTGGCGCCCTCACGCTCCTCTCCCTGCGACTCATCGAGGAAGGCGATGGGCAGGCGGTCCCCGTGAGCCGAGGGGCGTTCCTCCAGCGCCTCGAACGAGAGTTCCCCACTCTGCTGGGGACCCGACCGCGAGAACTCACCCTCTCCCTTGAGAGGCAGGAGAAACGTTGGAGCGTGGATCTCGACACGTCCTCACGCGACTCTCCGCCCGCCTACGCGAGGACGCTCCCCTCCACTCGCGCTGGCACCTCCGATGAAGAGTACCGACAGGCACTGGACATGGCGCGACGCGTCACGAGGCTGCTGGGCGTGTCTCGCGATGGCAGTTCTCGCCTGGTGGTGCGGTTGATGCTGGAGGACCAGCGGCTCGTGGGCTGGGAGCCGGGAGAACTGGACTCCTCGGGCGATGGCCCCCTCCTCCACCCTGGCGAGGAAGCAGTGACCACGGTCCTCGGAGCCTTGCTGCCCTTCATGCGCGGAATGGGCGAACGCTCGGTGGCCCTCACGCTGCACGGCAGGCACAGGCACGGAGACGCCCAGCCTCGCTGGCAGGTGGTGGAAGCTCGCACGCTGGAGCCACCGCCACCGCCCATGGAGGTGGCGGACTTCCACCAGGAGTACCGCGCACTGCACGAGCACATCCTCGTCGAGTTCCAGGATCAGTCGCGCCAATACGCGGTGCTCGCGGCGGGCTTCACCCTGGAGCAGATCGCCTACGCCGTCGTGGGCGGCCTGCTGATCAAGCGCGCTCTGGTGCTCATCGAAGTGGCGGCCCCCACCATCACCTCCGTCCTGGCGCGGGGCGGCAAAGGCGCGGTGAGCTGGTTCCGTACCGTGCTGGTGCGTGCGGCTCCCGAGGAGCGTGTGCTCCTCCAACAGTTGTGGATGAAGGTGGAGACGCAGGGGCTCAACTCACTCACGGTGGCGGAGAGGCAGCAGTTCGGTGCCCTCATGAGCCGCCTGGAGAGAGTGTTGAGCACGCCTCTGGACAACTATGCCAAGGACAGACTCCGCGAGTGGGCACGCCAGGAGTACTTCACTCTGTACAATCCTCAGTTCGCCAGGCTGCTGGGAACCCAGGAAATGAAGTTCTACCAGGTGCATCACCTCCATCCGATGGAGTATGCCCACCTCTTCCCGAAGCTGGATATCAACGGCGGATTCAACCTCACGGCCGTCCACGTGGATGTTCACCGCAGCATCAGTGCTGTCTGGCGCTCACTTGGAGGAGCCTCGGAACGGATGAAACCTCAGGACGTCGAGCGGGCAGTGGAGATCATCCACCGCCATTACCACCGCTGGTTCGGGAAGCGCTTCGATCCAAGAGAGGCCTCGGCTCTGGCCAACGCCAAGAATGCTGCGCTGGAAGAGATGGCTGCACTCAAAGCATCACTGACTCCATGAGCTGAGAGACAAGGCTGCATGCCTGATACGGCCCCGCTTCCAGGATTCGACCGGCTCGTCGGCATCTGCCAGCGCCACGCCCTCGCCTTGAGCCTCTCTCCCCCGCTCTCAACCGCGCCCAAAGCTGGAGAGCTGCTCTTCGGCGAGCCTGTGGACCCTCAGCTGGCAGCCGTCTACTCGCGCCTGGGCGCCGCTGAACTCGGTCCACTCACTCTCTACCGACCCGGCTCTGAATGGATGGATCTCGTTCCGTGGAATGAGCGGCTGAGGGAAGATGGAGCGGAGCCCTTTCGCTCCTGTCTCGTCTTCGGAGAGAAGACGGGCTTCTCCTATTACCTCGGCACCGTTCCCACCCTGGCCAACGCCCACGCGCTCCAACCGGTCGTCTACATCGACGGTCACGAAGCTCCGTTTGCCATCCCCGTCGCCTCCAGCGTCGACCGCTTCTTCGACACCTACTCCCGTTACCTGGAGCGGATGGCCGTCGACCTCGAGTACGTCCATACGGGCTCTCCCGCCCTGCTCTTCCCCTGGAGCACGCCCGAACTCGTCGCCTCGGACGCTCCCCTGATCGCTCAGGTGCGCGCCGGCCGCTTCGATTTCCTGGCCCATGGCGCCCCGGGCGCACTCGAGTGGCTCGAGCAGTTGCGGCACACGCTCCCCTAGAAGCCAGGCGTCCCTCTACCCAGGGAAGCACACGTCTTCCCACTTTCTCCGCCTCACACTCCCAGCGCGGGCCTCAGCTCCGTCGGCCCCTGGCGGGGTCAGCCGCTCCAGGTCCTTTCTTGCGGCCTGGGAAACGAGCGCCAACCTGCCGATTCATTTGACTTTTTGTCCCCGGAGAAGAATGGATGCGGCGCTCTGTTCGAGCCTCGGGTCCCGATGGACCCCGTGACACAACCAGCACGTGGCATTTCCACGCAAGGCCGGTGTTCTGCTGGTTCCCTCTCACCGATGCAGGCTTCCATGACGTCCCTCCTTCTCCTCGTCCAGGCTGGCCAGCCCGAGCTCGGCTGGCTGAGCCGCAAGCTGCTCGGCGTCACTCTCTCCAGCGCGGAGTGGGTGCTGTGGCTGCTCGTCACCCTGTCCGTGCTCTCCATCGCGCTCATGCTCGAGCGCGCCGTCTACTTCGCCACCCACCGGCTCAGTGACTCGGAGGCCCTGGCCGTCAAGCTGGCCCGCGGCGAGTTCGACGCCGTGCGCGCCGCCATCCAGGGCAAGAAGGGCATGGAGGCCGCCGTCATCCGCGAGGGCCTCGACTCCACCGCCCAGGGCCCCGACACCGTCGAGCAGGTGATCGCCTCCACCGTCTCCCGCGAGCGCCCCCAGTACGAGCGCTACCTGTCCTTCCTGGGCACCCTGGGCAACAACGCGCCGTTCATCGGCCTGTTCGGCACGGTGCTCGGCATCATCAAGGCGTTCAACGACCTGGGCGCCACCAACGTCAAGGGCGCCGCCATCCAGCAGACCGTGATGGCCGGCATCTCCGAGGCGCTCGTCGCCACCGCCGTGGGCCTGGCCGTGGCCATCCCCGCCGTGGTCGCCTTCAACGTCTTCAACCGCCAGCTCAAGACGCTCACCAGCCGCACCAATGCCCTGGGCTTCGCCCTGGTGGGCAGCCTGCGCGCCGAGGGCCGCAAGACCGCCACCTCCGCGGAGGGGCGCTAGGCCATGGCCGGCGGTGCGCAGCAGGACAACGAAGAGGAAATCACCGGCATCAACGTCACGCCCCTGGTGGACATCGTGCTGGTGCTCCTCATCATCTTCATGGTGACGGCCAACTTCATCGTCCGCGAGACGGTGGAGGTGGACCTGCCCCGCGCCGCCAACGGCGGCGAGACGGTGCAGGGGCTCGTCAACGTCGTCCTCGACAAGGACGGCAAGCTCTACTTCGACGGCACCGAGGTGCCCGAGGACGAGCTGAATCGCAAGGTGGCCGAGGCGGTGGCCAAGGACAAGGACACCCGCGCCATCATCAGCGCCGACCAGAGCCTGCCGTACGGCCGGGTGATGCACCTCATCGACGTGGTGAAGGGACAGGGCATCGCCAAGTTCGCCCTCAACATCCAGAAGGATGCCGCGCCCACACCCGCGGCGGCTCCCGCGAGTCCCTGAGGCGAGGCGCCCATGAGCCAGGCGATTCTCGACAACCCGCTGCCTCCACGCCGCTCGTCGCAGTGGGCCCTCGTGTTCGTGCTCGTCTCGCTGGCGCTGCACGGCGTGGGCCTGTTCGCGCTCAGCCGCATGAAGGACCGCGCCATCCACGAGGCGCAGAAGCCGGTGGAGCTCGTCATGGTGGAGGTGCAGAAGCCTCCGCCTCCGCCCCCTCCCCCCAAGGAGGAGCCCAAGCCCCCCGAGCCTCCCAAGGCCAGGCCCCCGCCCAAGCCGCCCCCCGTGAAGGTGGCCCAGGCGGAGAAGCCGCCCCCGCCTCCGCCGGAGCAGGCCCCGCCTCCGCCCAACGAGCCGCCCCCCGAGCCCACCAAGCCGGTGCCGCTCGTGGTGGGCATCTCCATGTCCTCCACCACCGCCGCCGGCGGCTTCGCCGCGCCCGTGGGCAACACCGCCTACGGCAAGGTGGACAGCAAGGCCAAGGCCCCCAGCGAGGTGAAGGAGTACGCGGCGCCCAAGTACACCCCCATCTACCAGGTGGACTCCGAGCCCCAGGTCGCCTCCGAGGTGAAGATCCCCTACCCCGAGGAGGCCCGGCGCGCCGGCATCGAGGGCACCGTCACGCTCTCCATCACCATCGATCCCGAGGGCAAGGTGGTGGCCGCGAAGATCATCTCCGGCCCCGGCTACGGACTGAACGAGGCGGCGCGCGACGCCATCAAGCGCTTCCGCTTCAAGCCCGCCATCAAGGGCGGAGAGGCCGTCTCCACGGAGATGAAGTACGCCTACACCTTCCTGCTGGACTAGCCCGGCTTGTCGTCTCGCGCGGGCAGCGGAGCACAGCTCCCGCGCGAGGCCTCCCGCTGCTCGCTCAGCTTCGCCACCGCGCGCACCATCACGTCGCGCAGCGCGCGCAGGTCCTCCGCCGAGAGCGCCGAGATGGCCGCGGGCGGCTCGGCCACCCGCTCCATCAGCCGCTGCCGCACCTCCGCGCCCGCCGCCGTGAGACACAGCAGCTTCACCCGCCGGTCGTGCTCCGCGCTGCGCCGCTCCACCAGGCCCCGCGCCTCGAGCCTATCCACCAGCCCCGTCACGTTCGAGGCATCACACGCCAGGTAGCTGGCCATCACGCTCATCGGCTGCGGGCCGTAGCCCAGCGTTCGCAGCATGTGCGCCTGCACCGTCGACAGGTCGAACTCCGCCGCCAGTCCCGGGAAGTGCCGCATGCGCTCCTGGATGAGCTCGAAGAGCGGCTTCCACGCCTCGCGCGCCAGATTCTCCTCGGGTCTGGAGGAGCCCACCGCCTCGCTGCTCTGCGTCGCGCGGGCCTCCATCCCTTCCACT contains:
- a CDS encoding MotA/TolQ/ExbB proton channel family protein, with translation MTSLLLLVQAGQPELGWLSRKLLGVTLSSAEWVLWLLVTLSVLSIALMLERAVYFATHRLSDSEALAVKLARGEFDAVRAAIQGKKGMEAAVIREGLDSTAQGPDTVEQVIASTVSRERPQYERYLSFLGTLGNNAPFIGLFGTVLGIIKAFNDLGATNVKGAAIQQTVMAGISEALVATAVGLAVAIPAVVAFNVFNRQLKTLTSRTNALGFALVGSLRAEGRKTATSAEGR
- a CDS encoding ExbD/TolR family protein, translated to MAGGAQQDNEEEITGINVTPLVDIVLVLLIIFMVTANFIVRETVEVDLPRAANGGETVQGLVNVVLDKDGKLYFDGTEVPEDELNRKVAEAVAKDKDTRAIISADQSLPYGRVMHLIDVVKGQGIAKFALNIQKDAAPTPAAAPASP
- a CDS encoding energy transducer TonB; translation: MSQAILDNPLPPRRSSQWALVFVLVSLALHGVGLFALSRMKDRAIHEAQKPVELVMVEVQKPPPPPPPPKEEPKPPEPPKARPPPKPPPVKVAQAEKPPPPPPEQAPPPPNEPPPEPTKPVPLVVGISMSSTTAAGGFAAPVGNTAYGKVDSKAKAPSEVKEYAAPKYTPIYQVDSEPQVASEVKIPYPEEARRAGIEGTVTLSITIDPEGKVVAAKIISGPGYGLNEAARDAIKRFRFKPAIKGGEAVSTEMKYAYTFLLD
- a CDS encoding MarR family winged helix-turn-helix transcriptional regulator, coding for MEARATQSSEAVGSSRPEENLAREAWKPLFELIQERMRHFPGLAAEFDLSTVQAHMLRTLGYGPQPMSVMASYLACDASNVTGLVDRLEARGLVERRSAEHDRRVKLLCLTAAGAEVRQRLMERVAEPPAAISALSAEDLRALRDVMVRAVAKLSEQREASRGSCAPLPARDDKPG